The nucleotide window GCAGAACTGAAAGAGGAAGAAGAATTTAAGCAACAAGTAAGTAATCTTTCTTTATTAAACTGGAATTACAATGCCTGTCACATTAGAGCAGTGGCGGGTCACCTTTACCTAGAGGGGGaggcaaatattttaaaacgtAGGCAATTTGGGTGGTAGGCAATTTGACACTTATCTTAAAGAGGGGAAAAACTATGCCTCATTGTTAGTTGGAACGTGAAGTGAACTAGGGATGCAATTGACAGGGTTGTATAATAACTACTGGAGACACAGTGGTTGGGTATGCAACCCAGCTTTCGTCTTTGACATAACTTGAGCTGACAAACTAGTGTCCAGAATACATGAGCCATTTTCTGCCAAATTTTATATGTTACAGAAGAGTTTTTTGGTTCTCAATGACTGCTTACAGGAAATAcgattattaaaaacaaaatacgaGTAAAATAAATACTTACACATGAAATGGAAAATGGTGGTTTCATATTTATGCAATAAGAATTTGTACACAATTAACGTATAATGGATCCAATACAGCATTGGAATTTGCTTTGTTTCTGTTGTAAATTGAAATGTAATAATCATTTCATAAAACCTTAACAGTGCTCAAGAAATAAAACTATAATCATATTCTGCTGCCCATTTCTAGTTCTATTTGTGTTCCTACTGAAGCTAAATGAAATCTCTGTGTATTAACTTTCCAGATGCTGTCCAAGTTTGCGGAAGACGATCGCATCGAGCAGATGAATGCCCAGAAACGGCGCATGAAGCAGCAGGAGCACAGGAGGGCAGTAGAACAGCTTATCGATGACCGGCGTGCACAGTTCGCCAACGATCGCGCAAGGGAACTCCAAGAGAGAGAAGAGCAAGAAGCACTCGAACGACTTCGTCTGCAAATCATCGAAGAGGAACGGAAGAGACTCCTGCAAGAACACGCCTCTAAATTACTTGGTTATCTTCCTAAGGTAAGTGCCCCATTGAATTTGAGTGAATTTTGTCGCAGGGAAATGCATATGCTATGTTGGTAATGTCTGTGCCTTTTTATCATCCTTTTCAAGGAGCAAACTCTAACCTGTGCAAAAAAAGCGCTCTCAGGTTATCATTATTTTGTGGTCCCACTGACCAGGTAGAGAGTAGATATGCAGAGAGTAACATTCACTAGGAGATTACTGACTAGTATTTAAATATCACTAGAAacattcatttatcattttctgGCAAAGTACAAGGATTCTTACAGAGTGATTTAGTCAAAGGGTGGCTTAATTTGAAGCCAACTGTCCCATTGAAGTCTCAGGCATAAGTCTTTTCAGCAGAATATCTTCCAAGACATGCTCTTACCGGGACATCAGACAGTGAACAGTGTAACTCTAGGTACAATGATTAAGAATGGTCAGTCTGTATATACAGACCTACTAAAAGTAGAGGCATGTAACCTAATAGCTGCCTTACTAAACTGAATCTAGTATGCATATTCAACAATTCACAAAGGGGTAGGTTTCTGTGAAGAAGTAATCTTTTACATTTTGCCCATTGATATCACATCAGAAAAGATCAAATTATGGAATCAAGATTTTGAGGAATGTGATTAGGTCATAAGCTTCGTAAGGTAgcaacatccgaaagaaaattcATTTCTATGATCAAAAGAATATATTCCTGCCCCATATGTACTGATATGAGTTGCTAACCTAAATCttatattgattgatttatctATTTATAGATAATAAATCTATttatactgctcatactgtcagcacaagcactttaagcatgaCATGAGTttatgaagggaaaaaaatcgcAACTGGGTGTGGAGTTGGTTTCTTCtgtcactgaatattcataatttcaaCTCCTCTTATTTGCCATCCAGGGTGTTATTCGAGACCAGAGCGATCTGGAACTTTTCGATGACGATTTCAAGAAGCGCTACACTGAGAGACAGACGGACTTTTTTGAGGAAGGAGATTGGAAATAACCTCTTAAATCAATTGCACCTCCTCAGACCGTCAGATCAGGTCAACCTTCTGTACCGCTGTTTATTGACAAATTCCATGAGAGAACTCTATTTCCCTTTTGTTAAATCATCAAAGTCCATCAGATGTAagacattaaacattaaaagcGATATTTGACATTTGTACTGAGTAGCTTGTGTCATATCTGTGTATATTCTATTTCTTATCGTCCAGTTTGAAATTTGTtggtcctttttttttgtgctaaaaCTTTTAGAAAATTATCAGCTATTATTAAAGTTAAGGAGCACAGTAATTAAAATCATCAGTTATTATAAGGAATCCAGTAACATATGGAGTATGAAAATTTAAAGACATGTGCCTAGTAAAgtaataaatattgattaatattataTTCTACAGACTACACCTGGTGTGGAATAAGTGATATCTTATAGATACATATGCTGATGGAGGTTATTGGTAGCACTGATGTAAAAATCTTATTGGTAATGAAAATCTGTTTGTTGCACAATGTACTTTTGTATGCACCTAAAAAACAAACTTACCAAATATATGCATTTAGAAACACCTGTTACCAATGTATGCATGTAAGAACATCTTCACCAAATGTGTGGTGGCTATTTATTAAATGACTCAAGATTAATCTTAAAATTGCTTTGATTCAATGCTGTTATATTGACATTCAGTTTGTAAACAACCTGGGATACCGTACTCAATTGTAAATTGACTGATGGAACGATGTTACCAatggcgtaggaaccgggggggggctgggggcgccagcccccccagtgaaaaatttggggggagggcggaagtatcattccgccccccgctccgcaagtcagaaaaccacttttgcatttaaggccaggtgaaaatgcaaaattctttacaaaatggagtgggagttgaagtgtgctatattgcaccaaattgcatctgaggccacctggaaatgcaaaataattccaaaggggagggggacaccccctccccttagaccctcccccaggctggccatcagtcttcagcccccccactcaaaagtaccttcctatgccactggATGTTACTGTAGTACACCATAACTTGCATAGGCAAATAAAGATATGTATTATTCCAttaaaatttgtgggacacaaaagtTTATGTTTGACAGCAAACAGTTCTTTTCTTGCAACTTGAACTGACGAATGGTTGAATCCAGATATATCTCTGAGTTAGATTGAACaggatcaatcaatcaatgtcATGAGCTCTATGAATACTAATTCCATAATCCTGCTCTCTGTTACTTTGAGATTAACCAAAGATGTAGATGTTGTACTATGTATGATATcgaaactgggggggggggtgggtgggtttcGGGAACGTCacatgtcacattttgttgacatTTAAATATTAGCTACTGCCTAAACCTGAGTTTGGTACAGGTAAGTAGTGGTAACATTTAGCATGCTATGCACTGCTATTTTGGTAGTAATTGTCCGGTCCATGGACCACTTCCTTCCAAGAAGTCCTGGAATTGGCTTGGCTGTTTTTGTTTCAATCAATTCCAGTAGTAAAGACTTTACTAATAACAGTCGGTGTTATGATCAGACACTGTCTTGATAAGATTACTTTCGTTTCTATTCagattgatatattttttcctTCCATTTATGAGGCCTTTCCTCCGCCCACCAAGTCAGAATGTGCCTAAATAGATGCTTACTTCATTAAATCTCATCGTCTCAAGCGTTTTCATTCAGTGGCttagcgtccatacagtcagggggcggatgcccccctaacggactcaaatggactgctggcgcccttttcagctctttttacttattcgcgattattgacttttttattgcggtCTCATCTACcgattgacatttgtcacattttgttggtgtaatatGGTGaagacacctatttattcttcgtttatctgcaaattagccaggcccggtaagggtaatttccggcgatctagggagtatctttactcaaaaaatttctgtacgctacgcgtcaacctgtggtggcgctccgcttagatagtgtcgaaagcgcccctacagaccattctcgcccctcctgaccaatacccctagctccgccactgattttATTCCCAGCTCAGCTGAAAGCGTTCAGCGTGACAGTGTTTTCACTTTGAAGGAATTTCCCGGAAGACGAAAATAGCGGGAAACTTTTCGGTACTAACAACGGGCGGTTCGTATACACCCTACAGTAAATTAGGGCTAACTACCGTTGAAATCAGTCCATTCCGAGAAATATTCACCGGATTTCAGGGGGAAGGGCGATAAGAGGAAAGGAAATGACGCCGTTATCCCACACATGTGTTATATTTTTCGCACTAGCAAATTGATAAACTGCTAAGAAAAGTATTGCCAATCCAAACAATGTTCTCCAATTTGAAACTTAGCTGAGCTTCTGCAGCGTTTTTGCACTTGTTTTGACTGCTGTTGTCACAATGTGTTCCTGTGCACATCTTGGGCAGTTCTATGGACGTGAGTTGACCTTTGGAAAGATTTTATTGAGGTGACAAATTCTTAGGTCGAGAGGATACTCTAGAAAATTTAAAAGTAACTGGATTTCCAAAACTGAGCCATCTCTCGCAATTCAAGTAGATAAGTAATTGCAGTCAAGTTATCTGACCAGCTTCTCAAAGTGATAACACTGACTACAGAGGTCTATTGTTGGAGGGGAATGAGGTgatagggtgggggggggggtggaaagaTCCTTCAACAGTTCTGCAATGTTTAACCGCGACATTAATCAGGCAAACCATCAATTTCAGTGTTCTAAGAAACGTCAGATCAATATTTTGAGAAGTACTTCTTAGGTTCCCATTCCTACAAAAAAATTAGGGGACGGCATTGGCCATGGCTACCCACAATCATGGAAGATTCCTATAACGATGAAAATGTGAGTGTTATTTCGTTAACCACTTTTAAAATACCCCGACCGGCATGTAAGGGGAGCTTTCATCGATTCTTTGGTCATTTACTTCTGATGTGCAACCAGGGCCTAAAGTGCACTTTGATATTTGATTTCGCGTCTCAGCGCAACTCAGTTTACTAGTAATTCCCCCACCACCTACACCCTAATTAAGAGAAGTCCTACATATTTAGCTCTCTCTTTTTCCTTCTGAAAGCCGAATTCAAAGTGGAAAACGCGATAGCTTACTACTTTTAATAATATCTAGAACGTACAATGGTGTAACACCCTCACACTGCAGTGTAACATGTCTGCATGTACACACTTAGTGGGAATTCACTTGGTCGTATTGATTCTACAAACCGAATTTTTAAGGGCAAGATGTAAGCTATCGAAAGCAAAAAGACTTTGGATACCCGTGACACAGGATATGGAACCATTCGCCATGTAATTGTAGAAGATATAGTGCTGTAGGAAACCATGACAGATTGTGATCGGGCGCCCCATTCTAACATGCCTCACAGCCGGTTCGTTTTTAACAAAGACAAAACATGAAAGGCTGCAAAAACGAAATCGATTTCTTGAAatcgttttaatattttattcagtGCCTATGTTGTTAATAGAGCCGTATTGAAAAGTGTTATAGTTATATTTTTATCGATGGAACACAAATTTCTCTCCTTATGTAATCAGTTTACCCTATACGGCCTACCAgcaccccaccctcaccccacctGCACCTTCTTCAATAGACACACACGTGTTAAGTATAAACTTGAACCTCCAATGCATCGTTTTAACAACAGCTTGTTTGTTCACAGAATATTCTGTGGTCACCAAATGCATCATCATGTTTATCTACAAAATAAGCCtactataaatataaacatcGGGGCGGAATATATTACCGCTATTCAGGCTGTACCTCGGCAACACTATGTAACTATACCTTTATTGGACGAAATTGTTTTCAAGAGAACAATCAATAAATAGATCATTTTGAGTGAATATGGGGAAAAGGGGCTCATTCAGGCATCCATACAGATATAGACTATAGGACCTAGCGTAAGTCACGTGATGTCATTCACATTCAGGCTGATCTGCTAGTACCTGGTCCATGTGGCACCATTACGTAATTACTGTGAAGACTGTTTCTCCTGCATTGTTAAACGGTCGTAAATATGTTGGTAAGGATAGAAATAGTATGATTGCAACCAGCGATGCGTTCCACAGACTTTACAAGAACGAAACCACGACTGGCCGTACGGATCAAATCCTTTTGTTTTCACAGGGCGTCTTCTGTGAACATAATCCAAAAGTTGACATGCATGCTTGTCAGATTCCCAGACGGATTTATAGATTTTATGAGTTTGAACGTAGCCGTGGTTCTTCCATTCGAAATAACTCCGATAGAGAGATATGTTGGAAGCTACAGTATTGATATAATCTGCCAGGTCTTTAACTGAATTAAAGTCATCGGCATGAATAAAGGAATGAGGCGGGGCGACCCTTTCATAGTCTTCTCTGCTTGTTCCCATCACTACTGGTATTGcttcatatttcattaaagGTTCCCAAAACTTTTCGGTGATGTATTCATCGCAGCATGAATTCTCCAACGATAAGTAGAACATGTACGACCTGAAAGTGCTGAAACACCGCTTATCAAATTCATCACACCGCAAAGGGCCACATTTACCGTAGATGTCTACTGGTAAGAACCGCGATAAATCGTGAACAAAGCCAGTTCTATTCCACGTGCGTAACGGACAGTGGCTTGCTACCCAAACGATTAAATTCTCCTTATCGGTTAATTCTTTTGCACGGAAGGGCACGTTGACTGGATGCTCAAACGGTGTGAATGTACCGTAAGGAATCGGTAATTCTGAATCGGATCGAAAAGTACTCGACAAATTGAATTGGATATATCTCATATAGAGGGGTGGCCAGACTGGTATGACATTAATTGCTGCCTCTGCTGTAGACATTAGCCATAACTGTCGAGTGGATCTCTGTTCCTGGAGTTCTTGCCAATATTCGTACCGTTCAAATCCTTTACCGTAGGTAAACATAACCACATCTGCATTCTTACACGCAGTGACGTTAAATCGAGCATTTCTGAAAATGATTGAGTTATTCCACGTCGGGCAGTATACCTTACGAGGTAGCAGAGGAATCCGGTTATCGCGAATTGTAAATATCGCTACATCGACATCGCCAGCATTAACCTCTGTTATCTCGTTACTTAAATCTCCATATTGGACGGAATTCTTAACACGTTGTCTCAAACTAATCGCCAAATCTTTCGATTTATTATCCAGGTTGtacattaaatttatttctttgaaatgaaacaaaaacgaTAGGAGAAAGAAACAAACTAGTAGGAATGTCTTGAGAGCAGAATCAACACATTTCTGAGCAATTCGATGACAACATAATCCTTCCCGGAATTCCATGATTTAGTAAATAACTGTCGCACTGCCAAAACTTGTGGTTATAAAATGGCCATTGAATTCTATCCAAATACTGTACAACCTTTGGAACACATACAATGTGACTTTGAAGAGCAAGACTCTTTATTTATACATCTGAAATGTAGattaaaaaaaggagagaaaataaTTGATATTGCGCATTTAAGAAATGGAGTAATCGGTATACTGATCCACCTCATTTACAAGTAAATTTACTGATATATCGTTGTATTATGCATGTGATATTGTATATAGCTTGACATTTTCAATCCTTATAACATACTGTTCTGTAGTGTCTAACGTATATCAAATCTTAAAATTCAAGGTCCTCTCTCTGGCCACAATCGTTCATATGAGCTCTTATTAGCATGAAAAAACCGAACTAGATAAATCTGTTTCAAGCTGGTTAACTTAGTTATTTCAAACTGATTCGATCGAAAGATAATGACGTAACCTGAACCGACGAGAGTGGCTAAAATAACTTAAGCTTATCATGGGTCTCGTCCAATATTAATTAGTGTCGAAACATAGAAAGAGATcggcaggcgcggatccagagaGGATGTCACgcgtctcccccccccccccctcctaccaaACAAATGTAAAAGTGTTTATTATACCACAACCACTGTGCTCACACATTGAGGAGTATGCTCTCAGCTTATTTGTAGAAAGTATATCGGCGTCCCTTGGGACCAGTGTATCGAATAAACTCTTTACAGACTATAGCCTATGCCACTTCTACATCTACCAACAATACACTTACCACAGTTTACATGTAAGAAAGTACCGTAGAACGAAAAGAGTCCATGTTTATTAATGATGAAGAAAGCTACTCCTGGTATACCCATTCCAATTCCTTCGAAACAAGTTGCAATTTCCTATTTTGATAAATCACAACGTGGATTTTCTTTTTCACCAAAGTGACATTCGCTGTTATATCTTCAGCCTAAAAGCTTAGGCGACATGAAGGGAATGGTTTATTATATCCGTTGATATCGGCCTACCACTGCAGCGTCTAATTCTCTGAACAGCTGGGAGATAATCACAGCGCTTCAGTTGATGTCCCTTGCTTATAACATTTCTTCTTCAATCAATAAAAGGACAGAAAGGTACATTGGTGCTTCTTCGGTAGTTTATCAAAGAAGTGACCATGCAGTCTTATCAAAGCATCAAGTCATCCAAGAATTGCTTCCTGTAAACGCTCGCCCAGTTCCGAAGTAATGTTAGTATGGGCAACAAAGTTACGTAATTCGTACTTCAACAAGGGAACTATAATTAGACGTGTTTATCTATATTTGTAAGTTCAACGGAATATTATAGTGAGTTGCGCAACTGTGGTATCAAGTCTTGAACGAGGTGTTAAGCGGACACTCGGGCCTATGAGTTAGATTATCAGCTCCTCCCTGATGCTGAAGAGATGTAGAAACCAGGGGGAAAGGGTCACCTCCTCCCCTCCtaatatattttgcaaaaataaatgaaagaaaatattttgaaaataaattttggAGGATACGATGTTCCTTTTCTGACGTACTTATAGTTATGAAACATTGGGAGATATTGTAACGTTTTGTTCAACTGGATAAAGGACAGCTGCAGCTTATAGGGTACGGGACGGTgggaatggatggatggaggaaCGTTGCTGAAAGGGCCACTTTCTGTAAATGAAATGTTCCCTTTTACAATTTTGTAATGTAAATCTCCCTTTGTTGTTTAAATGAGACCTTCTGTTAAAATTCTGTAGAATGTGCAGCCTTCTGTTTGAAGAAAATAGTAATTAAAGAGTGCCGTTTTGCTGAGAAGCGTTCAAGTCCATCACTTTTGCCGGGACTTTTTGAGTGATTCTGCACCTTCATATCACAAACGCCACTCCtgacctccccttccccccatacccccttccccccataCCCCCAGGTCGAACTCTTAAGTTTTGCTGTAGACCTTCGCAATTAGTGCACAACTGAGTGTGTGTTCACTTGACCAGTCAATCCAGGCACGTGGGCAAGCGAGGACAGATAAACCAAGGATGGGTGGTCAACGATTTAGTTGAAGGGTCTATGAAACTTGAAAAACTTCCTGAAATGTTGTCGAAGGCTATACATATACAGAAAACAGCGTTGAATCTGAATAGGCATATAGAGAAGTAGATCTGCGTTAACCTTTACTCCACTTGTTGGTAGACATATACAGCTACGACATGCTGAGCAGAATCTCTAATAAAGAGGTATTGAAAATTTTATCTTAAAAATCAATTTCCAGCAATTGCATcagttttaaaaattaaaaagttattattttctttacttacttacttacttatattccgggatttttttttaaactaaataCTTTTTCAGCTCCATTTGTCATACACCCTCATATAAATTGATAACAATTCACACGAAGTATGTAAAACAGACAGACCTTGGCGATCAGATGTAAGCAAACAAATTTtttatggagtgttagctcagtggttaacaccggtgccttcctgtcataaggtccccggttcgagacactccaagattaatgtatgtcgtccagttacagagttgttgacaatttacaattcatataatcatggacgttaaatatgaatctaagagattgacttcggtcagcttacggctttgataagccaatgaggctttttcgtgagttcctgcttgcaggaggatctaaattatAAAATACTGTCACCTTGCAGAATGCCCATTGTTACAGCATTTTAACATTCCAAATGTAATACAAGGAAGCTGGAATACTCAGGAAGTCA belongs to Apostichopus japonicus isolate 1M-3 chromosome 4, ASM3797524v1, whole genome shotgun sequence and includes:
- the LOC139966009 gene encoding glycoprotein 3-alpha-L-fucosyltransferase A-like; its protein translation is MEFREGLCCHRIAQKCVDSALKTFLLVCFFLLSFLFHFKEINLMYNLDNKSKDLAISLRQRVKNSVQYGDLSNEITEVNAGDVDVAIFTIRDNRIPLLPRKVYCPTWNNSIIFRNARFNVTACKNADVVMFTYGKGFERYEYWQELQEQRSTRQLWLMSTAEAAINVIPVWPPLYMRYIQFNLSSTFRSDSELPIPYGTFTPFEHPVNVPFRAKELTDKENLIVWVASHCPLRTWNRTGFVHDLSRFLPVDIYGKCGPLRCDEFDKRCFSTFRSYMFYLSLENSCCDEYITEKFWEPLMKYEAIPVVMGTSREDYERVAPPHSFIHADDFNSVKDLADYINTVASNISLYRSYFEWKNHGYVQTHKIYKSVWESDKHACQLLDYVHRRRPVKTKGFDPYGQSWFRSCKVCGTHRWLQSYYFYPYQHIYDRLTMQEKQSSQ